The Spiroplasma citri genome has a segment encoding these proteins:
- a CDS encoding FtsX-like permease family protein, producing MNDINFNAIKQNFSNETEKITGFINVTGNLTEPQKITLLRKVLSNYFVAPDNAIVAFEASLPGQVVMLTNIGFIINTSIAVVFSIIILFIIAFFIKKDITNSKQQIGVLKSLGYHRFELSFIFTFSIIFTTLIGCLLGWVLSIPLQMYFTGSNLYSIGLPLSSFYFNPLIFVSATIFIPLIFIGTPFLISFVLLSRTELDLIYDLKGSNLSFRPKKIKKGRKYAHFGLTFNVHLSFTFALKSLGKWIMVLVVLAFSFFLLIFQLDAGVMAQGIVEDSFRYFKNDIKSYLIASYD from the coding sequence ATGAATGATATTAATTTTAATGCTATCAAACAAAATTTTTCAAATGAAACTGAAAAAATTACTGGTTTTATTAATGTTACTGGCAATTTAACTGAGCCACAAAAAATAACCTTGTTACGAAAAGTTTTAAGCAATTATTTTGTAGCGCCGGATAATGCAATTGTTGCTTTTGAAGCATCATTGCCGGGACAAGTAGTGATGTTAACAAATATTGGTTTTATTATTAATACTTCAATTGCTGTTGTTTTTTCAATTATTATTTTATTTATTATTGCTTTTTTCATTAAAAAAGATATCACTAATTCAAAACAACAAATTGGAGTTTTAAAATCATTAGGATATCATCGTTTTGAATTATCATTTATTTTTACTTTTAGCATTATTTTTACAACTTTAATTGGCTGTTTATTAGGGTGAGTTTTAAGTATTCCTCTCCAAATGTATTTCACTGGCTCAAATTTATATTCGATAGGATTACCGTTATCATCATTTTATTTTAATCCACTAATTTTTGTTTCAGCAACAATTTTTATTCCACTTATTTTCATTGGGACGCCTTTCTTAATCTCCTTTGTTCTTTTGAGTCGGACAGAGCTAGATTTGATTTATGATTTAAAAGGTTCTAATTTAAGTTTTCGTCCTAAAAAAATAAAAAAAGGTCGTAAATATGCTCATTTTGGATTAACATTTAATGTTCATTTATCATTTACCTTTGCTCTAAAATCTTTAGGAAAATGAATTATGGTATTAGTTGTTTTAGCTTTTTCATTCTTTTTATTAATTTTCCAGTTGGATGCAGGGGTAATGGCACAAGGAATTGTTGAAGACTCTTTCCGCTATTTTAAGAATGATATTAAATCATATTTAATTGCTAGTTATGATTAA
- a CDS encoding lipoprotein, whose product MKKWLSIIGTIGLTATSTTTLISCEKSKKPNNNEENKPTPEPQYNPQQAQKDSNWKLIDKNNFDNEFSTKNNKSYLFLNLFDVGKYGIYLAKNNGNISQKRNNIWYLETYNPKDFVMFNTANIKSLYRWDGDSEPQLPTIDKNTGEITDWKEQKGTE is encoded by the coding sequence ATGAAAAAATGACTTAGCATAATAGGAACAATCGGATTAACCGCAACAAGCACAACAACACTAATCAGTTGTGAAAAATCTAAAAAACCAAATAATAATGAAGAAAATAAACCGACACCAGAACCACAATATAATCCACAACAAGCACAAAAAGATAGTAATTGAAAATTAATTGATAAAAATAATTTTGATAATGAATTTAGTACAAAAAATAATAAATCATATTTATTTCTTAATTTATTTGATGTAGGTAAATATGGTATATATTTAGCAAAAAATAATGGTAATATATCACAAAAAAGAAATAATATTTGATATTTAGAAACATATAATCCAAAAGATTTCGTAATGTTTAACACTGCAAATATAAAATCACTTTATCGTTGAGATGGGGATAGTGAACCACAATTACCAACTATCGACAAAAACACCGGTGAAATTACTGACTGAAAAGAACAAAAAGGAACTGAATAA
- a CDS encoding lipoprotein — MIYNWYKIKSIIYKTIKRSNIYEKWLSIIGTIGLTATSTTTLISCEKSEKPNNNEENKPTPKPSYNPQKPPEGSNWKLIFNISNENLQKEINIKNDKWYIVIGRNKRSNSNISFIKIL; from the coding sequence TTGATATATAATTGATATAAGATAAAATCAATTATATATAAAACAATAAAAAGGAGCAATATATATGAAAAATGACTTAGCATAATAGGAACAATCGGATTAACCGCAACAAGCACAACAACACTAATCAGTTGTGAAAAATCTGAAAAACCAAATAATAATGAAGAAAATAAACCGACACCAAAACCATCATATAATCCACAAAAACCACCAGAAGGTAGTAATTGAAAATTAATTTTTAATATATCAAATGAAAATTTACAAAAAGAAATTAACATTAAAAATGATAAATGATATATAGTAATAGGAAGAAACAAAAGATCTAATAGTAATATTTCTTTTATTAAAATCCTTTAA
- the rplJ gene encoding 50S ribosomal protein L10, with the protein MKPAMKIKKAVVNEIVNNFKTANSAVIVEYQKLTVAEFTELRRMLTKQDVNIKVYKNNLVSLAAKEAGFAELDQFLTGPNAFAFGTGEQMAAAKTLAKFAKIHPAIKLKAGIYEGKVLDTKAIVEIAALPTKGELLSMFGASLLYPLRMFAIAVKEIAKTRSG; encoded by the coding sequence ATGAAGCCAGCAATGAAAATTAAAAAAGCAGTTGTTAATGAAATTGTTAATAACTTTAAAACTGCTAATTCAGCGGTTATTGTCGAATATCAAAAATTAACGGTTGCTGAATTTACAGAACTAAGAAGAATGCTTACAAAACAAGATGTAAACATTAAAGTATATAAAAATAACTTAGTAAGTTTGGCTGCTAAAGAAGCAGGATTTGCTGAATTAGACCAATTTTTAACAGGTCCTAATGCTTTTGCGTTTGGTACAGGTGAACAGATGGCTGCCGCAAAAACTTTAGCGAAATTTGCAAAAATACATCCAGCAATAAAATTAAAAGCTGGAATTTATGAGGGTAAAGTCTTAGACACAAAAGCGATTGTTGAAATTGCAGCGTTACCAACAAAAGGCGAGTTACTATCAATGTTTGGAGCAAGTTTATTATACCCATTACGTATGTTTGCAATAGCAGTTAAAGAAATTGCTAAAACAAGAAGTGGATAA
- a CDS encoding DUF2649 domain-containing protein produces the protein MQNDWIKLKEFFIHIFLFIDKTNVESITMWNLTQNEYLTLMVGVWVVILFLTWFFLWMVFKIVGYFK, from the coding sequence ATGCAAAATGATTGAATTAAATTAAAAGAGTTTTTTATTCATATATTTTTGTTTATCGATAAAACGAATGTTGAAAGTATTACAATGTGGAATTTAACGCAAAATGAATATTTAACCTTGATGGTTGGTGTTTGAGTTGTGATTTTGTTTTTAACTTGGTTTTTCTTGTGAATGGTTTTTAAGATAGTTGGGTATTTTAAATAA
- a CDS encoding two-component regulator propeller domain-containing protein, with protein MKKIYTFCIIASSIFAQNLAFSQVTNYYSRNIPFSFNEKQYIQTRIEGRGNISRNAIKISNNNIVYFGTSQGIYFLPNDATKVKKINGIDDNVIALTVDKENNIYYATEDYQAYIYYNNGSIVKIEGLNDELDDNHITALALDSNDTLYLGTFAGIYYLLSGATRVEKFNVNDEEGTNN; from the coding sequence ATGAAAAAGATATATACTTTCTGTATTATTGCAAGTTCTATTTTTGCTCAAAATCTAGCCTTTAGTCAAGTTACTAATTATTATAGTCGTAATATTCCATTCAGTTTTAATGAAAAGCAATATATTCAAACAAGAATTGAAGGGCGTGGTAATATTTCTCGTAATGCAATTAAAATTTCTAATAATAATATAGTTTATTTTGGAACTTCACAAGGAATTTATTTTTTACCTAATGATGCAACAAAAGTAAAAAAAATTAATGGGATTGATGATAATGTTATTGCTTTAACAGTTGACAAAGAAAATAATATTTATTATGCAACCGAAGATTATCAAGCATATATTTATTATAATAATGGCTCAATTGTTAAAATTGAGGGCTTAAATGATGAATTAGATGATAATCATATTACTGCTCTGGCCTTAGATAGCAATGATACTTTGTATTTAGGAACTTTTGCTGGAATTTATTATTTATTATCAGGCGCAACTAGAGTTGAAAAATTTAATGTTAATGATGAAGAAGGTACTAATAATTAA
- a CDS encoding IS30 family transposase, translating to MYSHLSFMDKVKLEQLLLSKMFLKNNGEQNISAIAKCLNRHRSTILREIKRFKTTDEYSAYKSDKMYYKKRKKNNKRCKFTEEQINFIQIRFNKYHDSPSELIYRYFLKFGVKFPVCVKTLYKWIRLGFYGFLKQNLRHRGKKYKTKGKSDNRGKLTDFKSIWDIENKVSNVGWFEMDTVVGKEHLSSCLVLVEQSSRKYFAIKFENHTAMEVLVKFKEMVINNNLMGKMKGIITDRGKEFSKWREMEIFAETQVYFCDAGKPRQKPLIEKINGELRHWFPPGTDFNKVSQKRLDWVVNDVINEKLRPVLNWRTAKDVFIDNFR from the coding sequence ATGTATAGTCATTTAAGTTTTATGGATAAAGTTAAATTAGAACAATTATTATTATCAAAAATGTTTTTAAAAAATAATGGTGAACAGAATATTTCTGCAATCGCTAAATGTTTGAATAGACATCGTAGTACTATTTTACGAGAAATTAAGCGTTTTAAAACTACTGATGAATATAGTGCTTATAAGTCAGATAAAATGTATTATAAGAAAAGAAAAAAGAATAATAAAAGATGTAAATTTACGGAAGAACAGATTAATTTTATTCAAATTAGATTTAATAAATATCACGATTCACCGTCAGAACTTATTTATCGTTATTTTTTAAAATTTGGTGTTAAATTTCCGGTTTGTGTTAAAACATTGTATAAATGAATTCGTTTAGGTTTTTATGGTTTTTTAAAACAGAATTTGCGACATCGTGGAAAAAAATATAAAACAAAAGGAAAATCTGATAATCGTGGTAAATTAACTGATTTTAAGTCAATTTGAGATATTGAAAATAAAGTTTCTAATGTTGGATGATTTGAAATGGATACTGTTGTTGGAAAAGAACATTTATCTAGTTGTTTAGTTTTAGTAGAACAATCAAGTAGAAAATATTTTGCAATAAAATTTGAAAATCATACTGCTATGGAAGTTCTAGTAAAATTTAAAGAGATGGTTATAAATAATAATTTAATGGGTAAAATGAAAGGAATAATAACAGATAGAGGTAAAGAATTTAGTAAATGACGAGAAATGGAAATATTTGCTGAAACACAAGTTTATTTTTGTGATGCTGGTAAACCTCGTCAAAAACCTTTAATTGAAAAAATAAATGGTGAATTAAGACATTGATTTCCTCCTGGAACTGATTTTAATAAGGTTAGTCAGAAACGATTAGATTGAGTAGTTAATGATGTAATAAATGAAAAATTAAGGCCTGTTCTGAATTGAAGAACAGCAAAAGATGTATTTATAGATAATTTTAGATAA
- a CDS encoding FtsX-like permease family protein → MNLVSGDIFKLNVRITNAIGYVPVAFKVIGSNDADISSGNIYMNQDSLVTVMNQWVNLTKKGKQFLPNSYYNVVASRASPLGVTLQPYRIISSFSLTDNYDFTMFDNNKKLDLKNALDLRTNLKLLNGLNKIWPFDTLRENYSQGMRTVRDVLNVLEGLTIAIVALILSVLIAMVLDENRRTILILKVLGYPTWKIITIVLGFYLFAIILGYVLSYVIAQLLWNVIANIVFKSTRMLLILSFSSYVVSIATLAIGFILISVIGVGIWKIKKNKLINITME, encoded by the coding sequence ATGAATTTAGTTTCAGGTGATATTTTTAAATTAAATGTTCGAATTACAAATGCTATTGGGTATGTTCCAGTTGCTTTTAAAGTGATTGGTTCAAATGATGCTGATATTAGTTCGGGAAATATTTATATGAATCAAGATTCATTAGTTACAGTTATGAACCAATGGGTTAATTTAACTAAAAAAGGAAAACAATTTTTACCAAATTCTTATTATAATGTTGTTGCATCTCGAGCTAGCCCATTAGGAGTAACATTACAACCTTATCGTATTATCTCATCGTTTTCTTTAACTGATAATTATGATTTTACAATGTTTGATAATAACAAAAAGCTAGATCTTAAAAATGCTTTAGATTTAAGAACAAATTTAAAATTGTTAAATGGCCTTAATAAGATATGGCCATTTGATACTTTACGAGAAAATTATTCACAAGGAATGCGAACTGTTCGTGATGTTCTTAATGTTTTAGAGGGTTTAACAATTGCTATTGTTGCTTTAATTTTATCAGTCTTAATTGCTATGGTGCTTGATGAAAATCGCCGTACAATCTTAATTTTAAAAGTGCTTGGCTATCCAACATGAAAAATTATTACAATTGTCTTAGGCTTTTATTTATTTGCAATTATCCTAGGTTATGTCTTAAGTTATGTTATTGCCCAATTGTTATGGAATGTTATTGCTAATATTGTCTTTAAAAGTACCAGAATGTTATTAATTCTTTCCTTCTCATCGTATGTTGTTTCAATAGCAACATTAGCAATTGGCTTTATTTTGATTTCAGTAATTGGAGTAGGGATTTGAAAAATTAAAAAGAATAAATTAATAAATATTACTATGGAATAA
- a CDS encoding spiroplasma phage ORF1-like family protein: MKKSLSLFAIFILTFLGLVIPFITLTAFRPLNEEQYTLKQESSTGKGINETDFINTMFLRSSFFENWSETNYFINPTLKTSKNLLFNDKWYLDFLQDSYSTGVVYDKPGEIFLNYYRQWHSLKNKYMVEKFYDVKKENFLNDLTDFIYAFAVKYKMFDVSKEIVENVDRYKENHYPRVKLNQDNWKLIDKNNFDNEFSTKNNKSYLFLNLFDVGRYGIYLAKNNGNISQKRNNIWYLETYNPKDFVMFNTANIKSLYRWDGDSEPQLPTIDKNTGEITDWNSYQQTRVKEFIGLSLYSVLQENIRVQQGGSADYENPNKVGTKRIIFDFETVDELDVKNIKKAIYRMILTVDEANLIISGSLELNNINNDDLSFNFSFMRTGMGEVFNFNGSIYSSLNSKDLKYYQQFSGQFDLSKFLQSFFASALVPVFQNRSSFIENGYIDNLQYDTVLVNFFALKLQNFNNILLSENINDKLQFDKLLNSMFKISQKFYTNYLRTIFDLENNTYVQGYNKKYGLLVNNGFKIYPRYFYFSDKYKQLDIKLYSAFKNRFYTINNYGSVFNYDFSVANNYNIKLNSGYVFGGNLQNKYGLQYKKIEEQKIGYNVFELQAQKENDMYRYYDFNFGIYNWQEINNGGLFPDKQWFQVQYITPKGWWDLETHIKNAVIWIVNTIPGVKQVNELASGVGKVFEAVYIFFSQIFEVWKFNPALYSTITNIFLLIIFMKFVRLI; encoded by the coding sequence ATGAAAAAATCGTTATCTTTATTTGCCATATTTATTTTAACTTTTTTGGGTTTGGTTATTCCATTTATTACTTTAACGGCGTTTAGACCCTTAAATGAGGAGCAATATACGCTTAAACAAGAAAGTAGTACTGGTAAAGGTATTAATGAAACTGATTTTATTAATACAATGTTTTTACGCAGTAGTTTTTTTGAAAATTGGTCGGAAACAAATTATTTTATTAATCCAACTTTAAAAACATCAAAAAATTTATTGTTTAATGATAAATGGTATTTAGATTTTTTACAAGATAGTTATTCAACCGGAGTTGTTTATGATAAACCTGGTGAAATATTTTTGAATTATTATCGACAATGACATAGTTTAAAAAATAAGTATATGGTTGAAAAATTTTATGATGTTAAAAAAGAGAATTTTTTGAATGATTTAACTGATTTTATTTATGCTTTTGCTGTAAAATATAAGATGTTTGATGTATCGAAAGAAATTGTGGAAAATGTTGACCGTTATAAAGAAAATCATTATCCAAGAGTTAAGTTAAACCAAGATAATTGAAAATTAATTGATAAAAATAATTTTGATAATGAATTTAGTACAAAAAATAATAAATCATATTTATTTCTTAATTTATTTGATGTAGGTAGATATGGTATATATTTAGCAAAAAATAATGGTAATATATCACAAAAAAGAAATAATATTTGATATTTAGAAACATATAATCCAAAAGATTTCGTAATGTTTAACACTGCAAATATAAAATCACTTTATCGTTGAGATGGGGATAGTGAACCACAATTACCAACTATCGACAAAAACACCGGTGAAATTACTGACTGAAATAGTTATCAACAAACTCGCGTAAAAGAATTTATTGGTTTGTCTTTATATTCTGTTTTGCAAGAAAATATTAGGGTTCAGCAAGGCGGAAGTGCTGATTATGAAAATCCGAATAAGGTTGGTACAAAGCGGATAATTTTTGATTTTGAGACGGTTGATGAGTTGGATGTTAAAAATATTAAAAAAGCAATTTATCGGATGATTTTGACTGTTGATGAAGCAAATTTAATTATTTCTGGTAGTTTAGAGTTAAATAATATTAATAATGATGATTTAAGTTTTAATTTTAGTTTTATGCGAACGGGAATGGGTGAGGTTTTTAATTTTAATGGTTCAATTTATTCATCATTAAATAGTAAAGATTTAAAGTATTATCAACAGTTTAGCGGTCAGTTTGATTTATCTAAGTTTTTACAGTCGTTTTTTGCAAGTGCATTGGTGCCAGTGTTTCAAAATCGTAGTTCTTTTATTGAAAATGGATATATTGATAATTTACAATATGATACTGTTTTAGTTAACTTTTTTGCGTTGAAATTACAAAATTTTAATAATATTTTGTTGAGTGAAAATATTAACGATAAATTACAATTTGATAAATTATTAAATAGTATGTTTAAGATTTCACAGAAATTTTATACTAATTATTTACGTACGATTTTTGATTTAGAAAATAATACTTATGTTCAAGGTTATAATAAAAAATATGGTTTGTTAGTAAATAATGGTTTTAAAATTTACCCACGATATTTTTATTTTTCTGATAAATATAAGCAATTAGATATTAAATTATATTCAGCATTTAAAAATCGGTTTTATACCATTAATAATTATGGTAGTGTTTTTAATTATGATTTTTCGGTTGCTAATAATTATAATATTAAGTTAAATTCCGGTTATGTTTTTGGAGGTAATTTACAAAATAAATATGGTTTGCAATATAAAAAAATTGAAGAACAAAAAATCGGTTATAATGTTTTTGAATTACAAGCACAAAAAGAAAATGATATGTACCGATATTATGATTTTAATTTTGGGATTTATAATTGACAAGAAATTAATAATGGTGGGTTGTTCCCCGATAAGCAATGATTTCAAGTGCAATATATAACTCCTAAAGGTTGATGAGATTTAGAAACTCATATTAAAAATGCGGTGATTTGAATTGTTAATACTATTCCGGGAGTTAAACAAGTTAACGAATTAGCGAGTGGTGTTGGTAAGGTTTTTGAAGCAGTATATATTTTTTTTAGTCAAATATTTGAGGTATGAAAATTTAATCCAGCATTGTATAGTACAATAACAAATATCTTTTTATTAATTATTTTTATGAAATTTGTGCGATTAATATAA
- a CDS encoding cation-translocating P-type ATPase, with amino-acid sequence MLAEQTNMAFMSNFITNGRAVGIIVANAVDSEIGKIAAAIVKTKQEKTPLQLRLTKLTKVVSIFAILLAIFVFVFFLLTDENSWPINLMTSVTIAIAVIPEFLIVIVSVILSLSVKRMTKVNVIVKKLDAVETLGSVNVICSDKTGTLTQNKMTVKEIIFNNEIFKENDFNYQQNNKAAFHFINCLTLCNDAINQKNERIGDPTEISLIDFTRRFTISEIEYREKYLRVLEVPFDSDRKLMSTVNHVDKQEFVYTKVALNQLLMQCNWIYLNNEIVPLTEAMKEEIQEEALDLSSQALRVLAFAFKKKDQQEIETNLIFLGAVGMIDPPRPEAVEAVRKAHEVGNRVIMIMITGDHKATVLAIAKELRLAVSEANVLSGHQTDKMDNHKLQEKLRDVSVFARVNPDHKTRIVECLQSMNYVVSMAGDGVNDAPSLSKADIGVAMGITGTDVSKEAANIILQDDNFSTIIRGVEEGRNVYHKIKRVIAFVCIAQLANVLAFIIISVITKIKPFDSVNILWFNLVIETLMSISIGLGNNDNGLMLEKPRSKKETFFTNSLVTILYLAFVTAASVIGTFFIGKNIFHNIEDAKIATILVMACSPVIFAFAIQLPNYRIKTQYNVAPTNYYLLGASLIALILNFLMVYTPGLNLIFLTTTKEYKFDTSPLLSWQMTVVSLGMMVLPLLMLLGYDAFRKLIRR; translated from the coding sequence GTGTTAGCAGAACAGACTAATATGGCTTTTATGTCAAATTTTATTACAAATGGTCGAGCAGTTGGAATTATTGTTGCAAATGCTGTTGATAGTGAAATTGGCAAAATTGCTGCTGCTATTGTTAAAACAAAACAAGAAAAAACACCACTGCAGTTACGCTTAACAAAATTAACAAAAGTTGTCAGTATTTTTGCAATTTTATTAGCAATTTTTGTTTTTGTTTTCTTTTTATTAACTGATGAAAATAGTTGACCAATTAATTTGATGACATCGGTTACAATTGCAATTGCTGTTATCCCGGAGTTCTTAATTGTCATTGTGTCAGTTATTTTATCATTATCAGTAAAGCGAATGACAAAAGTTAATGTTATTGTTAAAAAGTTAGATGCCGTTGAAACATTAGGCTCAGTTAATGTTATTTGTTCAGATAAAACAGGAACTTTGACGCAAAATAAAATGACCGTTAAAGAGATTATTTTCAATAATGAAATTTTTAAAGAAAATGATTTTAATTATCAACAAAATAATAAGGCAGCTTTTCATTTTATTAATTGTCTAACTTTATGTAATGATGCTATTAATCAAAAAAATGAACGAATTGGTGATCCAACCGAAATTTCTTTAATTGATTTTACAAGAAGATTTACAATTAGTGAAATAGAATATCGTGAAAAATATCTTCGTGTTTTAGAAGTTCCCTTTGATTCTGACCGAAAATTAATGTCAACTGTTAATCATGTTGATAAGCAAGAATTTGTTTATACAAAAGTTGCTCTTAACCAATTATTAATGCAGTGTAATTGAATTTATTTAAATAATGAAATTGTACCATTAACTGAAGCAATGAAGGAAGAAATTCAAGAAGAAGCATTAGATTTATCAAGTCAAGCATTACGCGTTTTAGCCTTTGCTTTTAAGAAAAAAGATCAGCAAGAAATTGAGACTAATTTAATTTTCTTAGGTGCGGTTGGCATGATTGACCCACCCCGCCCAGAGGCTGTTGAAGCGGTTAGAAAGGCGCATGAAGTAGGGAATAGAGTAATTATGATTATGATTACTGGAGATCATAAAGCAACTGTTTTAGCTATTGCTAAAGAATTGCGATTAGCAGTTTCAGAAGCAAATGTTTTATCTGGTCATCAAACTGACAAAATGGATAATCATAAATTACAAGAAAAACTGCGTGATGTATCAGTTTTTGCACGAGTTAATCCTGATCACAAAACAAGAATTGTTGAGTGTTTGCAATCAATGAACTATGTTGTTTCAATGGCAGGTGATGGGGTTAATGACGCTCCAAGTTTAAGTAAAGCTGACATTGGTGTTGCAATGGGAATAACAGGAACAGATGTTTCAAAAGAAGCTGCAAATATTATTTTACAAGATGATAATTTTTCAACAATTATTCGCGGTGTTGAAGAGGGACGAAATGTGTATCATAAAATTAAACGTGTGATTGCTTTTGTTTGTATTGCACAATTAGCAAATGTGTTAGCCTTTATTATTATTTCGGTTATAACTAAAATTAAACCATTTGATTCTGTTAACATTTTATGATTTAACTTAGTTATTGAAACATTAATGTCAATTTCAATCGGGTTAGGAAATAATGATAATGGATTAATGTTGGAAAAACCACGAAGTAAGAAAGAAACTTTTTTTACCAATAGTTTAGTTACAATTCTATATTTAGCTTTTGTGACAGCTGCTAGTGTCATTGGTACATTTTTCATTGGTAAAAATATTTTCCATAATATTGAAGATGCTAAAATTGCGACAATTTTAGTGATGGCTTGTTCACCAGTAATTTTTGCTTTTGCAATTCAATTACCAAATTATCGAATTAAAACACAGTATAATGTGGCTCCAACTAATTATTATTTATTAGGTGCTTCATTAATTGCCTTAATATTAAATTTCTTGATGGTATATACGCCGGGCTTAAACTTAATTTTTTTAACAACAACGAAAGAGTATAAATTTGATACATCACCACTGTTATCTTGGCAAATGACGGTAGTATCATTAGGAATGATGGTGCTTCCATTATTAATGTTATTAGGATATGATGCATTTCGTAAATTAATTAGACGGTAA
- a CDS encoding P-type ATPase produces MTIPVTIVKRNGAIFEIPVDELVTGDIVILEAGKYIPADIRVLEANNLLIDEAALTGESVPVEKIVK; encoded by the coding sequence ATGACAATTCCAGTAACGATTGTTAAACGAAATGGTGCAATTTTTGAAATCCCAGTCGATGAATTAGTCACTGGGGATATTGTTATTTTAGAAGCAGGAAAATATATTCCAGCGGATATTCGCGTTTTAGAAGCAAATAATTTATTAATTGATGAAGCTGCCTTAACTGGTGAATCAGTTCCTGTTGAAAAAATAGTGAAATAA
- the rplL gene encoding 50S ribosomal protein L7/L12, which translates to MALSKDDIIKALEEMKLSDLNELVKAIEDHFGVVAAAAVAAAPVEGSAAAGPSEVNIVLTDTGPSKVAIIKLVKEITGKELMAAKAIVDKLPAVIKEKVKVEEAEEIKGQLVSSGASVDLK; encoded by the coding sequence ATGGCATTATCAAAAGATGATATTATTAAAGCATTAGAAGAAATGAAATTATCAGATTTAAATGAATTAGTAAAAGCAATTGAAGATCATTTTGGTGTTGTAGCTGCCGCAGCAGTTGCTGCAGCTCCAGTAGAAGGATCAGCAGCAGCGGGGCCTTCAGAGGTTAATATTGTGTTAACAGATACAGGACCAAGTAAAGTTGCAATTATTAAATTAGTTAAAGAAATTACTGGAAAAGAATTAATGGCAGCAAAAGCGATTGTTGATAAATTACCAGCAGTAATTAAAGAAAAAGTAAAAGTAGAAGAAGCAGAAGAAATTAAAGGACAATTAGTATCATCTGGAGCTTCAGTTGATCTTAAATAA
- a CDS encoding cation-transporting P-type ATPase: protein MWFNKSDKELEQEFRSNLNVGLSSKQAKERLIKNGKNELPKPKNKHWILIFLVSLLDPLSLILIIARVTSVIIEKVVNNRIYVIDFIVILCIVLLNAFIQTLEQIKARKSLDSLKKWQFQ, encoded by the coding sequence ATGTGATTTAATAAATCAGATAAAGAATTAGAACAAGAATTTAGAAGCAATTTAAATGTTGGATTATCTTCAAAGCAGGCTAAAGAAAGACTAATTAAAAATGGAAAAAATGAATTACCAAAACCTAAAAACAAACATTGAATTTTAATTTTTTTAGTTTCATTATTAGATCCATTATCTCTTATTTTAATTATTGCACGAGTTACTTCGGTTATTATTGAAAAAGTTGTTAATAATCGAATTTATGTGATAGATTTCATTGTGATCCTATGTATTGTTTTATTAAATGCCTTCATTCAAACACTTGAACAAATTAAAGCAAGGAAATCCCTTGATTCTTTAAAAAAATGACAATTCCAGTAA
- a CDS encoding DUF3627 domain-containing protein yields the protein MSNFVKKNHNVENYFISKEFIPFTTEKASFINLPNHNRHIGFWLSNKFIYPSEKHLEQVAIGLIYDNYYSIVKYDENLKRNIWKYLTGTELINLYNQYKQNYFTKMKKALFSSEPKKVKANNNNNNLTNWSVEKEQELINDLKDLN from the coding sequence TTGAGTAATTTTGTTAAGAAAAATCATAATGTAGAAAATTATTTTATTAGTAAGGAATTTATCCCTTTTACAACAGAAAAAGCAAGTTTTATTAATTTACCTAATCATAATCGTCATATTGGTTTTTGATTGAGTAATAAGTTTATTTATCCGAGTGAAAAACATTTGGAACAAGTAGCAATCGGTTTGATTTATGATAATTATTATTCTATTGTAAAATATGATGAAAATTTAAAGCGTAATATTTGAAAATATTTAACTGGAACAGAATTAATCAATTTATATAATCAATATAAACAAAATTATTTTACTAAAATGAAAAAAGCGTTATTTTCAAGTGAACCTAAAAAAGTAAAAGCAAATAATAACAATAATAATTTAACAAATTGAAGTGTTGAAAAAGAACAAGAATTAATTAATGATTTGAAAGACTTAAATTAA